Proteins found in one Thermodesulfobacteriota bacterium genomic segment:
- a CDS encoding tetratricopeptide repeat protein, protein MNNLSNRIKVLLIVVLALGVFSLDSFAQSTAIESYKKGREAFHTFTPQGFQSAITYYNQAIAADPNYAPAYAGLGEVYSFQGWYRYLVKDDYEKFYIDSYENMKKALKINPNLPSVQLALAYSYYHLSDEKRAIQTAQKVLSKDPNNAEALYILWAAEGSNPNNPNIKKALEIDPNLVPAIIGLGTAYYQKRQSFRQAETYYRRAAEIAPSPQLYNFLGNSLTYQGYYTQAIAQFQNALKLDPNYAAAYMNMGIALFYMNKLPESIAAEQKAISLNPNRPDAYYFIAQSYDRSKNTAQAITYYKKFLDISSGQDEYSIYVGRAQTRLAQLSGATTR, encoded by the coding sequence ATGAATAACTTATCAAATAGAATCAAAGTTTTATTAATAGTAGTATTAGCACTAGGCGTATTTAGTTTAGACTCATTTGCTCAGAGCACAGCTATCGAGAGTTACAAAAAAGGTAGAGAAGCCTTCCATACTTTTACCCCGCAGGGATTTCAGAGCGCAATCACATACTATAATCAAGCAATTGCAGCGGATCCTAACTACGCACCAGCATACGCAGGACTTGGCGAGGTTTATTCATTTCAAGGATGGTACCGCTACCTAGTAAAAGACGACTATGAGAAATTCTATATTGATTCATATGAGAATATGAAAAAGGCTCTTAAAATTAATCCCAACCTTCCCTCTGTACAATTAGCTTTAGCTTACAGCTATTATCACTTAAGTGATGAAAAGCGCGCCATTCAAACGGCTCAAAAAGTGCTGTCAAAAGACCCTAATAATGCAGAAGCCCTCTACATTTTATGGGCAGCAGAAGGGAGTAACCCTAACAATCCAAACATTAAAAAAGCGCTTGAAATTGATCCGAACCTGGTACCTGCCATAATTGGACTTGGAACAGCCTATTATCAAAAAAGACAGTCCTTTAGGCAGGCAGAGACATATTACAGAAGAGCAGCAGAGATTGCGCCTTCACCTCAGCTCTATAACTTTTTAGGAAACTCTCTTACCTATCAGGGCTACTACACTCAAGCGATAGCTCAGTTTCAAAACGCACTTAAGCTTGATCCTAACTATGCTGCGGCCTATATGAATATGGGTATAGCCCTATTCTATATGAATAAGTTGCCAGAATCTATTGCAGCAGAACAAAAAGCTATATCGCTTAATCCAAACAGGCCAGACGCATATTACTTTATAGCGCAGAGCTATGATCGTTCTAAGAACACTGCCCAGGCAATTACATACTACAAGAAGTTCTTAGATATATCCTCCGGACAGGATGAATATTCTATTTATGTTGGTAGGGCCCAGACTAGACTTGCACAGCTATCAGGAGCCACTACACGATAG